The sequence AACCGGCGCTGGAAAGGAGTGCCGTTTTACCTCCGCACCGGCAAACGCATGGCGCTTCGCTGCACGCAGATAGTGGTTACCTTTCACTGCGCCCCCGCCTCCATCTTCCACCCCTTTGAAGAAACATGCGGTGTCAGGCCGAACGTCCTTGTCATCACCCTTCAGCCCGACGAGGGGTTCGACCTCTATTTCCAGGTAAAGAACCCCGGCCAGCCCTTTACCATGACCACGCAGCCGCTCCACTTCCGCTACGCCGGGGCCTTCGGTGCCCTCCCCGACGCCTACAAAACCATTATCCTCGATGTTATTCTCGGTGACCAGACACTCTTTGTCTGCGACAACGAGGTGGAAACCGCCTGGCGTCTCTACGATGGCCTGCTCAAAGGTAATATCCCGGTTCACCCCTACCCGGCAGGCAGCTGGGGCCCAGCCGAAATGAACCGGCTTTTCGACGGCTGGATGAACCGGGGAGCGTAGCCATTCCGAACTAAAACTCGCTCCAGTAATGTGATATAATTTAATAGTGGGGAGATGGCGGTTAAAACGGTAGCGACCAATCGCAAGGCGTATCACAACTACCACATCGGGGAGAGCATGGAGGCGGGAATTGCTCTTACCGGTACGGAGATAAAATCGATTCGGGAAGGCAGGGTAAGCCTGGGAGACGCTTATGTCAGCCCCGAGAAGGGTGAACTGTGGCTGCTGAACGCGCATATCGCGCGCTATGAAGCCGGCAGCTATATGAGCCATGAAGCGAGACGGCCGCGCAAGTTACTCCTACACCGCAAACAGATTGAGGGCCTTGCCAGCCAGGTCGCCGAGAAGGGCCTTACCCTGGTACCGACGAAACTTTACCTGAAGGGCAGTCGGGCCAAGGTGGCCATCGCCCTGGCCAAAGGCAAAAAGCTGTACGATAAACGTGCGACCATCGCCCAGCGCGAGGTAGAGAGAGAAATCGGGCGGGCGGTGAAGAGACACAAACGGTAAAGGAGGTGGAGACAAGGTCGCCGTAGCCTGTGGGGACGCGTGGTTTCGACAGGGGACGTAGGCTACAGAGTTGCAGGCTGAGGTGCCACTGCCCTCACAAAACAAGTGGCAAAAAAACAAACGGCGAACCTGAAGTCGTTTACGCAGCTTAAAATATAGCTGCACATCCAACCCGACCTCTCCTCAACAGGTTGGGATTGGGTGACGAAAAGTTGAGGTGCCGCTGCCGGACGTCGATAAAGGCAGTGTAAGAAAAATCGACTGGTCTGGCTGAACTAGGCCAGCAGAGGTCAGCCGGATGAGAAAAAAGAGCTGGCTAAGCCTGTAGGATACTCTGGGTCGCTTCTTCTGGACGGGGAGTTCGACTCTCCCCCGTCTCCACCAGAAACAACGATGATCCCTGATAGGGTTCATTGATAATACGGATCTCAGATCCATCACGCGAAGCCGCCACCTGGAAGACAGGTCTAAATGGCGGCTTCGGCTTTACGGCGACGATGAGGTTAGACTTGGTATTGATGTAAACGGCATCCAGCATGCT is a genomic window of Chloroflexota bacterium containing:
- the smpB gene encoding SsrA-binding protein SmpB codes for the protein MAVKTVATNRKAYHNYHIGESMEAGIALTGTEIKSIREGRVSLGDAYVSPEKGELWLLNAHIARYEAGSYMSHEARRPRKLLLHRKQIEGLASQVAEKGLTLVPTKLYLKGSRAKVAIALAKGKKLYDKRATIAQREVEREIGRAVKRHKR